The proteins below come from a single Hemibagrus wyckioides isolate EC202008001 linkage group LG22, SWU_Hwy_1.0, whole genome shotgun sequence genomic window:
- the slc4a5a gene encoding electrogenic sodium bicarbonate cotransporter 4 isoform X3 — protein MEQTEHSLHPPEASRTMSPAAERLRYILGDDEDAMPTPTLFTEMDTLQHEGDELEWRESARWVKFEEKVEEGGERWSKPHVSTLSLHSLFELRTCLQTGVVLLDLDGYSLPQIVDDIIERHIEEGMVNPELRDKISFVLLRKHRHQTKKPIHRSLADIGKGSSTPSRTPARGPAATGSFNRSIEDLHSKHGGSYGRLRHAQSRSMNDITDTPSTDQLKNKFMKKIPRDAEASNVLVGEVDFLDKPFVAFVRLAQATTLGGLTEVPVPTRFLFVLLGPPGKAKSYNEIGRAIATLMVDDLFSDVAYKARDREDLIAGIDEFLDEVTVLPPGEWDPKIRIEPPKKVPSADKRKSVFSLNELGQMNGTVGAGGGTAEDEEMPVPHELGEELAYTGRFCGGLFLDIKRKIPWYPSDFYEGFNIQSVSAVLFIYLGCITNAITFGGLLGDATDNYQGVMESFLGTALAGTVFCLFGGQPLIILSSTGPILIFEKLLYEFSKSSSMDYMELRLWVGIHSCIQCFFLVATDASYIIKYMTRFTEEGFSSLISFIFISDAIKKMAGSFSYYPINTDFQPDFITSYKCECVAPDTIPVPDNTSALFGMNITALDWSQLSKKECLKYGGQLVGSSCKFVPDLALMSFILFFGTYSMTVSLKKFKFSRYFPTKIRKLISDFSIFMSIMTFVGLDMLMGLKTPKLIVPTEFKPTRPDRGWIVMPFGKNPWWVYLASFVPALLVTILIFMDQQISAVIVNRKENKLKKGCGYHLDLFWVGVLMVACSLMGLPWYVAATVISIAHIDSLKMESESNAPGEQPQFLGVREQRLTGILVFVLTGVSIFLAPVLQFIPMPVLYGVFLYMGVASLGGIQFWDRIKLFLMPAKHQPDYTYLRHVPLRRVHLFTLLQVICLTVLWVLKSTFLAIIFPVMILGLMLVRKMLDMVFSQHDLAWLDDLLPGKEEKKKKDDKKKDGAKKEKKKVRGEESEDEEKFHPYSDCAPADLDMDRSITLHLKISCPSSPATPVTRGVSCPVPQVKIEMESEYDDTDTEPRYRNRDSSETTL, from the exons ATGGAGCAAACGGAGCACAGCCTTCACCCACCTGAAGCCAGCCGCACTA TGTCCCCGGCTGCAGAACGTCTGAGGTATATTTTAGGAGACGATGAAGATGCCATGCCCACGCCCACTCTCTTCACCGAGATGGATACACTCCAACATGAGGGAGATGAGCTGGAATGGAGGGAGTCAGCCAG GTGGGTGAAGTTCGAGGAGAAGGTTGAAGAAGGTGGAGAGCGCTGGAGCAAGCCGCACGTCTCCACATTGTCTCTGCACAGCCTGTTCGAGCTGCGTACGTGTCTGCAGACCGGCGTGGTGCTGCTGGACCTGGACGGATACTCGCTGCCCCAGATCGTCG ATGACATCATCGAGCGCCACATCGAGGAGGGCATGGTCAATCCGGAGCTGAGGGACAAGATCAGCTTTGTGCTGTTGAGGAAACACAGACACCAGACCAAGAAACCCATCCACCGCTCACTGGCCGACATTGGCAAAGGCAGCTCCACCCCCA GTCGTACTCCAGCCCGTGGTCCAGCAGCCACTGGCAGCTTCAATCGCTCCATAGAGGATCTGCACAGCAAACATGGAGGCAGCTATGGCCGTCTTC GACATGCCCAGAGCAGAAGTATGAACGATATTACAGACACGCCAAGCACCGACCAG CTAAAGAACAAGTTCATGAAGAAGATCCCCAGGGATGCAGAGGCCTCCAACGTACTTGTGGGTGAGGTGGACTTCCTTGACAAACCCTTTGTGGCCTTTGTACGACTTGCACAAGCCACGACACTAGGAGGTCTGACTGAAGTTCCAGTGCCCACCAG GTTTTTGTTTGTGCTTCTGGGCCCTCCTGGCAAAGCCAAGTCCTACAATGAAATTGGCCGTGCTATTGCTACACTTATGGTGGATGAT CTCTTTAGTGATGTGGCATATAAGGCCCGGGACCGAGAGGACCTGATTGCAGGCATTGATGAATTCCTGGATGAGGTGACTGTGCTTCCACCTGGCGAGTGGGACCCTAAAATCCGCATTGAACCACCCAAAAAAGTGCCATCTGCTGACAAGAG AAAGTCGGTGTTCTCTCTGAACGAGCTGGGCCAGATGAACGGCACTGTGGGAGCCGGGGGCGGTACTgctgaggatgaggagatgCCTGTGCCGCATGAGCTCGGTGAAGAGCTGGCATACACGGGCAG ATTTTGTGGAGGTCTGTTCCTGGACATCAAGAGGAAAATACCCTGGTATCCCAGTGACTTTTATGAGGGTTTTAACATCCAGTCGGTCTCAGCCGTGCTCTTTATATACCTGGGCTGCATCACCAACGCAATTACCTTTGGTGGCCTGCTGGGAGATGCAACAGACAATTACCAg GGGGTAATGGAGAGTTTCCTGGGTACAGCCTTAGCAGGCACAGTCTTCTGCCTTTTTGGCGGTCAACCCCTCATCATCCTCAGCTCCACTGGGCCCATACTCATCTTTGAGAAGCTGCTTTATGAGTTCAGCAA GAGCAGCAGCATGGACTACATGGAGCTGAGGCTGTGGGTCGGCATACACTCCTGTATCCAGTGCTTCTTCCTGGTGGCCACTGATGCCAGCTACATCATCAAATACATGACACGCTTTACCGAGGAAGGATTCTCCAGCCTCatctccttcatcttcatctcagaTGCCATCAAGAAGATGGCTGGTTCCTTCAGCTACTACCCCATCAACACCGACTTTCAGCCTGACTTCATCACCTCCTACAAGTGTGAATGTGTCGCTCCAGATACGA TTCCAGTGCCCGATAATACGTCTGCTCTCTTTGGT ATGAATATAACAGCTCTTGACTGGAGTCAGCTCAGCAAGAAAGAGTGTCTCAAATACGGCGGCCAGCTGGTGGGAAGCTCCTGCAAGTTCGTCCCGGATTTAGCGCTCATGTCCTTTATCTTGTTCTTCGGCACCTACTCCATGACCGTCTCACTGAAGAAGTTCAAATTTAGCCGCTACTTTCCTACTAAG atcaGGAAGCTCATCAGTGACTTCTCCATCTTCATGTCCATCATGACGTTTGTGGGTTTGGACATGCTTATGGGGCTGAAGACTCCTAAACTGATCGTGCCCACTGAGTTCAAG CCCACACGTCCGGACCGCGGCTGGATCGTCATGCCTTTTGGGAAGAATCCGTGGTGGGTTTATCTGGCTAGCTTCGTTCCCGCTCTCCTGGTCACCATCCTCATATTCATGGATCAGCAGATCAGCGCCGTCATCGTCAACAGGAAAGAGAACAAACTGAAG AAAGGGTGTGGGTACCATTTAGACCTGTTCTGGGTGGGTGTCCTGATGGTTGCCTGCTCTTTGATGGGCCTGCCATGGTATGTAGCAGCTACAGTCATCTCCATCGCTCACATCGACTCGCTTAAAATGGAGAGCGAGTCCAACGCCCCTGGAGAGCAGCCACAGTTTCTGGGTGTGAG GGAACAGCGACTGACAGGAATCCTTGTCTTTGTCCTAACCGGAGTCTCCATCTTCCTCGCCCCAGTTCTACAG TTCATCCCCATGCCTGTGCTCTACGGAGTTTTCCTCTACATGGGCGTCGCTTCTCTTGGGGGCATCCAG TTCTGGGACAGGATCAAGCTGTTTCTGATGCCAGCGAAGCACCAGCCAGACTACACGTACCTGCGCCATGTTCCACTCAGGAGAGTTCACCTGTTCACGCTGCTGCAGGTCATCTGCCTCACTGTCCTCTGGGTCCTCAAATCCACCTTCCTCGCCATCATCTTCCCCGTCATG ATTCTGGGCCTCATGCTGGTGCGCAAGATGCTCGACATGGTGTTCTCTCAGCACGACCTGGCCTGGCTGGACGATCTCCTGCCCgggaaggaggagaagaagaagaaggacgaCAAGAAGAAGGACGGAgcgaagaaggaaaagaagaaggtCAGAGGAGAAGAGAGTGAGGATGAG GAGAAGTTCCACCCGTATTCCGACTGCGCTCCGGCAGACTTGGACATGGACCGCAG CATCACCCTTCACTTGAAGATCTCGTGCCCGTCGTCGCCGGCGACGCCCGTCACCCGAGGCGTGTCGTGTCCGGTGCCGCAAGTGAAGATCGAGATGGAGTCGGAGTACGACGACACCGACACGGAACCCAGATACAGGAACCGGGACAGCAGCGAGACCACCCTTTAA
- the slc4a5a gene encoding electrogenic sodium bicarbonate cotransporter 4 isoform X2, with protein sequence MEQTEHSLHPPEASRTMSPAAERLRYILGDDEDAMPTPTLFTEMDTLQHEGDELEWRESARWVKFEEKVEEGGERWSKPHVSTLSLHSLFELRTCLQTGVVLLDLDGYSLPQIVDDIIERHIEEGMVNPELRDKISFVLLRKHRHQTKKPIHRSLADIGKGSSTPSRTPARGPAATGSFNRSIEDLHSKHGGSYGRLRHAQSRSMNDITDTPSTDQLKNKFMKKIPRDAEASNVLVGEVDFLDKPFVAFVRLAQATTLGGLTEVPVPTRFLFVLLGPPGKAKSYNEIGRAIATLMVDDLFSDVAYKARDREDLIAGIDEFLDEVTVLPPGEWDPKIRIEPPKKVPSADKRKSVFSLNELGQMNGTVGAGGGTAEDEEMPVPHELGEELAYTGRFCGGLFLDIKRKIPWYPSDFYEGFNIQSVSAVLFIYLGCITNAITFGGLLGDATDNYQGVMESFLGTALAGTVFCLFGGQPLIILSSTGPILIFEKLLYEFSKSSSMDYMELRLWVGIHSCIQCFFLVATDASYIIKYMTRFTEEGFSSLISFIFISDAIKKMAGSFSYYPINTDFQPDFITSYKCECVAPDTIPVPDNTSALFGMNITALDWSQLSKKECLKYGGQLVGSSCKFVPDLALMSFILFFGTYSMTVSLKKFKFSRYFPTKIRKLISDFSIFMSIMTFVGLDMLMGLKTPKLIVPTEFKPTRPDRGWIVMPFGKNPWWVYLASFVPALLVTILIFMDQQISAVIVNRKENKLKKGCGYHLDLFWVGVLMVACSLMGLPWYVAATVISIAHIDSLKMESESNAPGEQPQFLGVREQRLTGILVFVLTGVSIFLAPVLQFIPMPVLYGVFLYMGVASLGGIQFWDRIKLFLMPAKHQPDYTYLRHVPLRRVHLFTLLQVICLTVLWVLKSTFLAIIFPVMILGLMLVRKMLDMVFSQHDLAWLDDLLPGKEEKKKKDDKKKDGAKKEKKKVRGEESEDEEKFHPYSDCAPADLDMDRRVGATPLTLDLLPLPHPHSHNGTLPLRSITLHLKISCPSSPATPVTRGVSCPVPQVKIEMESEYDDTDTEPRYRNRDSSETTL encoded by the exons ATGGAGCAAACGGAGCACAGCCTTCACCCACCTGAAGCCAGCCGCACTA TGTCCCCGGCTGCAGAACGTCTGAGGTATATTTTAGGAGACGATGAAGATGCCATGCCCACGCCCACTCTCTTCACCGAGATGGATACACTCCAACATGAGGGAGATGAGCTGGAATGGAGGGAGTCAGCCAG GTGGGTGAAGTTCGAGGAGAAGGTTGAAGAAGGTGGAGAGCGCTGGAGCAAGCCGCACGTCTCCACATTGTCTCTGCACAGCCTGTTCGAGCTGCGTACGTGTCTGCAGACCGGCGTGGTGCTGCTGGACCTGGACGGATACTCGCTGCCCCAGATCGTCG ATGACATCATCGAGCGCCACATCGAGGAGGGCATGGTCAATCCGGAGCTGAGGGACAAGATCAGCTTTGTGCTGTTGAGGAAACACAGACACCAGACCAAGAAACCCATCCACCGCTCACTGGCCGACATTGGCAAAGGCAGCTCCACCCCCA GTCGTACTCCAGCCCGTGGTCCAGCAGCCACTGGCAGCTTCAATCGCTCCATAGAGGATCTGCACAGCAAACATGGAGGCAGCTATGGCCGTCTTC GACATGCCCAGAGCAGAAGTATGAACGATATTACAGACACGCCAAGCACCGACCAG CTAAAGAACAAGTTCATGAAGAAGATCCCCAGGGATGCAGAGGCCTCCAACGTACTTGTGGGTGAGGTGGACTTCCTTGACAAACCCTTTGTGGCCTTTGTACGACTTGCACAAGCCACGACACTAGGAGGTCTGACTGAAGTTCCAGTGCCCACCAG GTTTTTGTTTGTGCTTCTGGGCCCTCCTGGCAAAGCCAAGTCCTACAATGAAATTGGCCGTGCTATTGCTACACTTATGGTGGATGAT CTCTTTAGTGATGTGGCATATAAGGCCCGGGACCGAGAGGACCTGATTGCAGGCATTGATGAATTCCTGGATGAGGTGACTGTGCTTCCACCTGGCGAGTGGGACCCTAAAATCCGCATTGAACCACCCAAAAAAGTGCCATCTGCTGACAAGAG AAAGTCGGTGTTCTCTCTGAACGAGCTGGGCCAGATGAACGGCACTGTGGGAGCCGGGGGCGGTACTgctgaggatgaggagatgCCTGTGCCGCATGAGCTCGGTGAAGAGCTGGCATACACGGGCAG ATTTTGTGGAGGTCTGTTCCTGGACATCAAGAGGAAAATACCCTGGTATCCCAGTGACTTTTATGAGGGTTTTAACATCCAGTCGGTCTCAGCCGTGCTCTTTATATACCTGGGCTGCATCACCAACGCAATTACCTTTGGTGGCCTGCTGGGAGATGCAACAGACAATTACCAg GGGGTAATGGAGAGTTTCCTGGGTACAGCCTTAGCAGGCACAGTCTTCTGCCTTTTTGGCGGTCAACCCCTCATCATCCTCAGCTCCACTGGGCCCATACTCATCTTTGAGAAGCTGCTTTATGAGTTCAGCAA GAGCAGCAGCATGGACTACATGGAGCTGAGGCTGTGGGTCGGCATACACTCCTGTATCCAGTGCTTCTTCCTGGTGGCCACTGATGCCAGCTACATCATCAAATACATGACACGCTTTACCGAGGAAGGATTCTCCAGCCTCatctccttcatcttcatctcagaTGCCATCAAGAAGATGGCTGGTTCCTTCAGCTACTACCCCATCAACACCGACTTTCAGCCTGACTTCATCACCTCCTACAAGTGTGAATGTGTCGCTCCAGATACGA TTCCAGTGCCCGATAATACGTCTGCTCTCTTTGGT ATGAATATAACAGCTCTTGACTGGAGTCAGCTCAGCAAGAAAGAGTGTCTCAAATACGGCGGCCAGCTGGTGGGAAGCTCCTGCAAGTTCGTCCCGGATTTAGCGCTCATGTCCTTTATCTTGTTCTTCGGCACCTACTCCATGACCGTCTCACTGAAGAAGTTCAAATTTAGCCGCTACTTTCCTACTAAG atcaGGAAGCTCATCAGTGACTTCTCCATCTTCATGTCCATCATGACGTTTGTGGGTTTGGACATGCTTATGGGGCTGAAGACTCCTAAACTGATCGTGCCCACTGAGTTCAAG CCCACACGTCCGGACCGCGGCTGGATCGTCATGCCTTTTGGGAAGAATCCGTGGTGGGTTTATCTGGCTAGCTTCGTTCCCGCTCTCCTGGTCACCATCCTCATATTCATGGATCAGCAGATCAGCGCCGTCATCGTCAACAGGAAAGAGAACAAACTGAAG AAAGGGTGTGGGTACCATTTAGACCTGTTCTGGGTGGGTGTCCTGATGGTTGCCTGCTCTTTGATGGGCCTGCCATGGTATGTAGCAGCTACAGTCATCTCCATCGCTCACATCGACTCGCTTAAAATGGAGAGCGAGTCCAACGCCCCTGGAGAGCAGCCACAGTTTCTGGGTGTGAG GGAACAGCGACTGACAGGAATCCTTGTCTTTGTCCTAACCGGAGTCTCCATCTTCCTCGCCCCAGTTCTACAG TTCATCCCCATGCCTGTGCTCTACGGAGTTTTCCTCTACATGGGCGTCGCTTCTCTTGGGGGCATCCAG TTCTGGGACAGGATCAAGCTGTTTCTGATGCCAGCGAAGCACCAGCCAGACTACACGTACCTGCGCCATGTTCCACTCAGGAGAGTTCACCTGTTCACGCTGCTGCAGGTCATCTGCCTCACTGTCCTCTGGGTCCTCAAATCCACCTTCCTCGCCATCATCTTCCCCGTCATG ATTCTGGGCCTCATGCTGGTGCGCAAGATGCTCGACATGGTGTTCTCTCAGCACGACCTGGCCTGGCTGGACGATCTCCTGCCCgggaaggaggagaagaagaagaaggacgaCAAGAAGAAGGACGGAgcgaagaaggaaaagaagaaggtCAGAGGAGAAGAGAGTGAGGATGAG GAGAAGTTCCACCCGTATTCCGACTGCGCTCCGGCAGACTTGGACATGGACCGCAG AGTTGGTGCCACACCGCTGACCCTTGACCTTTTGCCATTACCTCATCCTCACTCTCATAACGGGACATTGCCACTGCGCAGCATCACCCTTCACTTGAAGATCTCGTGCCCGTCGTCGCCGGCGACGCCCGTCACCCGAGGCGTGTCGTGTCCGGTGCCGCAAGTGAAGATCGAGATGGAGTCGGAGTACGACGACACCGACACGGAACCCAGATACAGGAACCGGGACAGCAGCGAGACCACCCTTTAA
- the slc4a5a gene encoding electrogenic sodium bicarbonate cotransporter 4 isoform X1, which yields MEQTEHSLHPPEASRTMSPAAERLRYILGDDEDAMPTPTLFTEMDTLQHEGDELEWRESARWVKFEEKVEEGGERWSKPHVSTLSLHSLFELRTCLQTGVVLLDLDGYSLPQIVDDIIERHIEEGMVNPELRDKISFVLLRKHRHQTKKPIHRSLADIGKGSSTPSRTPARGPAATGSFNRSIEDLHSKHGGSYGRLRHAQSRSMNDITDTPSTDQLKNKFMKKIPRDAEASNVLVGEVDFLDKPFVAFVRLAQATTLGGLTEVPVPTRFLFVLLGPPGKAKSYNEIGRAIATLMVDDLFSDVAYKARDREDLIAGIDEFLDEVTVLPPGEWDPKIRIEPPKKVPSADKRKSVFSLNELGQMNGTVGAGGGTAEDEEMPVPHELGEELAYTGRFCGGLFLDIKRKIPWYPSDFYEGFNIQSVSAVLFIYLGCITNAITFGGLLGDATDNYQGVMESFLGTALAGTVFCLFGGQPLIILSSTGPILIFEKLLYEFSKSSSMDYMELRLWVGIHSCIQCFFLVATDASYIIKYMTRFTEEGFSSLISFIFISDAIKKMAGSFSYYPINTDFQPDFITSYKCECVAPDTMASLLFGAVVPVPDNTSALFGMNITALDWSQLSKKECLKYGGQLVGSSCKFVPDLALMSFILFFGTYSMTVSLKKFKFSRYFPTKIRKLISDFSIFMSIMTFVGLDMLMGLKTPKLIVPTEFKPTRPDRGWIVMPFGKNPWWVYLASFVPALLVTILIFMDQQISAVIVNRKENKLKKGCGYHLDLFWVGVLMVACSLMGLPWYVAATVISIAHIDSLKMESESNAPGEQPQFLGVREQRLTGILVFVLTGVSIFLAPVLQFIPMPVLYGVFLYMGVASLGGIQFWDRIKLFLMPAKHQPDYTYLRHVPLRRVHLFTLLQVICLTVLWVLKSTFLAIIFPVMILGLMLVRKMLDMVFSQHDLAWLDDLLPGKEEKKKKDDKKKDGAKKEKKKVRGEESEDEEKFHPYSDCAPADLDMDRRVGATPLTLDLLPLPHPHSHNGTLPLRSITLHLKISCPSSPATPVTRGVSCPVPQVKIEMESEYDDTDTEPRYRNRDSSETTL from the exons ATGGAGCAAACGGAGCACAGCCTTCACCCACCTGAAGCCAGCCGCACTA TGTCCCCGGCTGCAGAACGTCTGAGGTATATTTTAGGAGACGATGAAGATGCCATGCCCACGCCCACTCTCTTCACCGAGATGGATACACTCCAACATGAGGGAGATGAGCTGGAATGGAGGGAGTCAGCCAG GTGGGTGAAGTTCGAGGAGAAGGTTGAAGAAGGTGGAGAGCGCTGGAGCAAGCCGCACGTCTCCACATTGTCTCTGCACAGCCTGTTCGAGCTGCGTACGTGTCTGCAGACCGGCGTGGTGCTGCTGGACCTGGACGGATACTCGCTGCCCCAGATCGTCG ATGACATCATCGAGCGCCACATCGAGGAGGGCATGGTCAATCCGGAGCTGAGGGACAAGATCAGCTTTGTGCTGTTGAGGAAACACAGACACCAGACCAAGAAACCCATCCACCGCTCACTGGCCGACATTGGCAAAGGCAGCTCCACCCCCA GTCGTACTCCAGCCCGTGGTCCAGCAGCCACTGGCAGCTTCAATCGCTCCATAGAGGATCTGCACAGCAAACATGGAGGCAGCTATGGCCGTCTTC GACATGCCCAGAGCAGAAGTATGAACGATATTACAGACACGCCAAGCACCGACCAG CTAAAGAACAAGTTCATGAAGAAGATCCCCAGGGATGCAGAGGCCTCCAACGTACTTGTGGGTGAGGTGGACTTCCTTGACAAACCCTTTGTGGCCTTTGTACGACTTGCACAAGCCACGACACTAGGAGGTCTGACTGAAGTTCCAGTGCCCACCAG GTTTTTGTTTGTGCTTCTGGGCCCTCCTGGCAAAGCCAAGTCCTACAATGAAATTGGCCGTGCTATTGCTACACTTATGGTGGATGAT CTCTTTAGTGATGTGGCATATAAGGCCCGGGACCGAGAGGACCTGATTGCAGGCATTGATGAATTCCTGGATGAGGTGACTGTGCTTCCACCTGGCGAGTGGGACCCTAAAATCCGCATTGAACCACCCAAAAAAGTGCCATCTGCTGACAAGAG AAAGTCGGTGTTCTCTCTGAACGAGCTGGGCCAGATGAACGGCACTGTGGGAGCCGGGGGCGGTACTgctgaggatgaggagatgCCTGTGCCGCATGAGCTCGGTGAAGAGCTGGCATACACGGGCAG ATTTTGTGGAGGTCTGTTCCTGGACATCAAGAGGAAAATACCCTGGTATCCCAGTGACTTTTATGAGGGTTTTAACATCCAGTCGGTCTCAGCCGTGCTCTTTATATACCTGGGCTGCATCACCAACGCAATTACCTTTGGTGGCCTGCTGGGAGATGCAACAGACAATTACCAg GGGGTAATGGAGAGTTTCCTGGGTACAGCCTTAGCAGGCACAGTCTTCTGCCTTTTTGGCGGTCAACCCCTCATCATCCTCAGCTCCACTGGGCCCATACTCATCTTTGAGAAGCTGCTTTATGAGTTCAGCAA GAGCAGCAGCATGGACTACATGGAGCTGAGGCTGTGGGTCGGCATACACTCCTGTATCCAGTGCTTCTTCCTGGTGGCCACTGATGCCAGCTACATCATCAAATACATGACACGCTTTACCGAGGAAGGATTCTCCAGCCTCatctccttcatcttcatctcagaTGCCATCAAGAAGATGGCTGGTTCCTTCAGCTACTACCCCATCAACACCGACTTTCAGCCTGACTTCATCACCTCCTACAAGTGTGAATGTGTCGCTCCAGATACGA TGGCTTCACTGCTCTTCGGTGCTGTAGTTCCAGTGCCCGATAATACGTCTGCTCTCTTTGGT ATGAATATAACAGCTCTTGACTGGAGTCAGCTCAGCAAGAAAGAGTGTCTCAAATACGGCGGCCAGCTGGTGGGAAGCTCCTGCAAGTTCGTCCCGGATTTAGCGCTCATGTCCTTTATCTTGTTCTTCGGCACCTACTCCATGACCGTCTCACTGAAGAAGTTCAAATTTAGCCGCTACTTTCCTACTAAG atcaGGAAGCTCATCAGTGACTTCTCCATCTTCATGTCCATCATGACGTTTGTGGGTTTGGACATGCTTATGGGGCTGAAGACTCCTAAACTGATCGTGCCCACTGAGTTCAAG CCCACACGTCCGGACCGCGGCTGGATCGTCATGCCTTTTGGGAAGAATCCGTGGTGGGTTTATCTGGCTAGCTTCGTTCCCGCTCTCCTGGTCACCATCCTCATATTCATGGATCAGCAGATCAGCGCCGTCATCGTCAACAGGAAAGAGAACAAACTGAAG AAAGGGTGTGGGTACCATTTAGACCTGTTCTGGGTGGGTGTCCTGATGGTTGCCTGCTCTTTGATGGGCCTGCCATGGTATGTAGCAGCTACAGTCATCTCCATCGCTCACATCGACTCGCTTAAAATGGAGAGCGAGTCCAACGCCCCTGGAGAGCAGCCACAGTTTCTGGGTGTGAG GGAACAGCGACTGACAGGAATCCTTGTCTTTGTCCTAACCGGAGTCTCCATCTTCCTCGCCCCAGTTCTACAG TTCATCCCCATGCCTGTGCTCTACGGAGTTTTCCTCTACATGGGCGTCGCTTCTCTTGGGGGCATCCAG TTCTGGGACAGGATCAAGCTGTTTCTGATGCCAGCGAAGCACCAGCCAGACTACACGTACCTGCGCCATGTTCCACTCAGGAGAGTTCACCTGTTCACGCTGCTGCAGGTCATCTGCCTCACTGTCCTCTGGGTCCTCAAATCCACCTTCCTCGCCATCATCTTCCCCGTCATG ATTCTGGGCCTCATGCTGGTGCGCAAGATGCTCGACATGGTGTTCTCTCAGCACGACCTGGCCTGGCTGGACGATCTCCTGCCCgggaaggaggagaagaagaagaaggacgaCAAGAAGAAGGACGGAgcgaagaaggaaaagaagaaggtCAGAGGAGAAGAGAGTGAGGATGAG GAGAAGTTCCACCCGTATTCCGACTGCGCTCCGGCAGACTTGGACATGGACCGCAG AGTTGGTGCCACACCGCTGACCCTTGACCTTTTGCCATTACCTCATCCTCACTCTCATAACGGGACATTGCCACTGCGCAGCATCACCCTTCACTTGAAGATCTCGTGCCCGTCGTCGCCGGCGACGCCCGTCACCCGAGGCGTGTCGTGTCCGGTGCCGCAAGTGAAGATCGAGATGGAGTCGGAGTACGACGACACCGACACGGAACCCAGATACAGGAACCGGGACAGCAGCGAGACCACCCTTTAA